A stretch of Microbacterium sp. 4R-513 DNA encodes these proteins:
- a CDS encoding DUF2017 family protein — MTPDRLVVLELSRMEASHLAGLVVQFADLLDESGAGLPEDPAVLRLVPDAYTGDAESAREFRELTQRDLLERRSTDAAAVLASLHEAALPTEEREAEEAELEITLIRLDPDALQAWLRTLAAIRLVLASRLGIEHEDDHVDDDPRFGVYDWIGYRLDGLVRAADGED; from the coding sequence ATGACCCCTGACCGACTCGTCGTCCTCGAGCTCTCGCGGATGGAGGCGTCCCACCTCGCCGGACTCGTCGTGCAGTTCGCAGACCTGCTCGACGAGTCGGGCGCCGGCCTCCCTGAAGATCCCGCCGTCCTGCGGCTCGTCCCCGACGCGTATACCGGCGATGCCGAGTCGGCGCGGGAGTTCCGCGAGCTCACCCAGCGCGACCTCCTGGAAAGACGGTCGACGGATGCCGCGGCCGTCCTTGCGAGCCTGCACGAGGCTGCACTTCCGACCGAGGAACGAGAGGCGGAAGAGGCCGAGCTCGAGATCACCCTCATCCGTCTCGACCCCGATGCGCTGCAGGCGTGGCTGCGGACGCTCGCCGCCATCCGTCTCGTCCTCGCCTCTCGCCTCGGCATCGAGCACGAAGACGACCATGTCGACGACGACCCGCGCTTCGGCGTCTACGACTGGATCGGCTACCGCCTCGACGGATTGGTCCGCGCCGCCGACGGCGAGGACTGA
- the clpS gene encoding ATP-dependent Clp protease adapter ClpS, protein MGVMITATAPERTEDVDLRLTPEAVRPWQTVVWNDPVNLMSYVVHVFREYFGFPRAQAERLMLAVHHDGHAVVAEGAREQMELHARAMHDYGLWATVREAPQ, encoded by the coding sequence GTGGGCGTGATGATTACGGCAACCGCCCCCGAGCGCACGGAGGACGTCGACCTCCGCCTGACACCCGAAGCCGTCCGGCCGTGGCAGACGGTCGTGTGGAACGACCCCGTCAACCTCATGAGCTATGTCGTGCACGTCTTCCGTGAGTACTTCGGGTTCCCCCGTGCGCAGGCCGAGCGCCTCATGCTCGCCGTGCACCACGACGGGCACGCCGTTGTGGCCGAAGGCGCGCGTGAGCAGATGGAGCTGCACGCGCGGGCGATGCACGACTACGGACTGTGGGCGACCGTTCGAGAGGCACCGCAATGA
- a CDS encoding metallopeptidase family protein: MIEMDVEAFEALVTDELDQLPDDMIDGLDNVVFVVEDRPEDGSLDLFGLYDGWALTERGRYGGGELPDRIIVYREPHLHACDDEEELRDEVHTTLVHEIAHFYGIDDDRLHELGWA, encoded by the coding sequence ATGATCGAGATGGATGTCGAGGCGTTCGAGGCTCTCGTCACCGATGAGCTCGATCAGCTGCCGGACGACATGATCGACGGCCTCGACAACGTCGTGTTCGTCGTCGAAGACCGACCCGAGGACGGGAGTCTCGACCTGTTCGGACTCTACGACGGATGGGCGCTCACCGAACGCGGACGCTACGGCGGCGGCGAGCTCCCCGACCGCATCATCGTGTACCGCGAACCGCATCTTCACGCGTGCGACGACGAGGAAGAGCTCCGCGACGAGGTGCACACGACGCTCGTCCACGAGATCGCGCACTTCTACGGCATCGACGACGATCGACTGCACGAACTCGGGTGGGCGTGA
- the orn gene encoding oligoribonuclease encodes MVGASENDRLVWIDCEMTGLDLEIDELVEIAVVITDFELRPVHPGFQIVIKPDDSSLEHMSEFVRAMHSSSGLLDEIPQGVSLADAEFQALEYIQQFVAHEGKAPLAGNTIGTDRMFLAKYMPRIDRWLHYRNVDVSSIKELARRWYPRAYIHAPAKGGGHRALADIRESIRELAYYRQAVFVPQPGPTSDGARAAAASVVSTFAPGV; translated from the coding sequence ATGGTGGGCGCTTCCGAGAACGATCGGCTCGTATGGATCGACTGCGAGATGACGGGCCTCGATCTCGAGATCGATGAGCTCGTCGAGATCGCGGTGGTCATCACCGACTTCGAGCTGCGCCCCGTGCATCCGGGGTTCCAGATCGTCATCAAGCCCGATGACTCGTCGCTCGAGCACATGAGCGAGTTCGTCCGCGCGATGCACTCCTCGTCCGGGCTGCTGGATGAGATCCCGCAGGGTGTGAGCCTCGCGGATGCCGAGTTCCAGGCCCTGGAGTACATCCAGCAGTTCGTCGCACACGAGGGGAAGGCCCCGCTCGCGGGCAACACGATCGGGACGGACCGCATGTTCCTCGCCAAGTACATGCCGCGGATCGACCGGTGGCTGCACTATCGCAACGTCGACGTATCGAGCATCAAGGAACTGGCACGTCGCTGGTACCCGCGTGCGTACATCCACGCGCCGGCGAAGGGCGGCGGGCACCGGGCCCTCGCCGACATCCGCGAGTCGATCCGAGAGCTGGCGTACTACCGCCAGGCGGTCTTCGTCCCCCAGCCCGGACCGACCAGCGACGGGGCGCGGGCGGCCGCGGCATCCGTCGTGTCAACGTTCGCTCCCGGGGTGTGA
- a CDS encoding methyltransferase: MSETQTRRLWVAFGPAGAVGTIEKTGGSAYAVKMAGADAPIGTYPSMDVAKNALHAHMKPGSDWPEFREH, encoded by the coding sequence ATGAGCGAGACGCAGACGCGGCGCCTGTGGGTGGCATTCGGACCTGCGGGGGCGGTTGGCACGATCGAGAAGACCGGCGGGAGCGCCTACGCCGTGAAGATGGCGGGAGCGGATGCTCCGATCGGCACCTATCCGTCGATGGATGTCGCGAAGAACGCCCTGCACGCGCACATGAAGCCGGGTTCCGACTGGCCCGAGTTCCGCGAGCACTGA
- a CDS encoding PLP-dependent aminotransferase family protein, producing the protein MDSRVSARALTATLGGWRTREPAYEALADGIRLLCLDNRLAPRTALPAERELAAALQVSRSTVAAAYRSLRETGHIASVRGSGSETLPLRRRDPGRVATPDGAIDLQQASPPSWPGLAGVIAEVAGQAAALVSRVGYDVLGRHDLRAAIADQYTRRGIPTDAGEVLVTTGAQSAIHLLASVLLGRGDRVLIETPTYPHAADAFRRAGARPVGVPVTTADGWDLDRAEQAFARTLPVVAYLMPDFQNPTGRSMTPEDRSVILAAAERAGTVLVLDETTADLDIDRGWIAPAFLHGEPGSVVRLGSLGKTVWGGLRVGWIRAQSDLIRRLVAARSTQDLGTPEFEQAVAAALLPRFGEVVAQRSHLLRAGRDTLIDALRTGLPEWSVPTPPRRCSALDRTRRAAELGARHGCAEPGTAPVGRIALRGRRRPRSPSSRPVHGVAR; encoded by the coding sequence ATGGACTCGAGGGTGTCGGCGCGCGCACTCACCGCGACGCTCGGCGGATGGCGTACGCGGGAGCCCGCGTACGAGGCGCTGGCCGACGGCATCCGGTTGCTCTGCCTCGACAACCGCCTTGCGCCGCGCACGGCATTGCCCGCGGAGCGAGAGCTGGCAGCCGCGCTCCAGGTGAGCCGGAGCACGGTGGCTGCGGCATACCGCAGCCTCCGCGAGACGGGCCACATCGCCAGCGTGCGAGGTTCCGGCAGCGAGACCCTCCCGCTTCGACGTCGCGATCCCGGCAGAGTCGCCACTCCGGACGGCGCGATCGACCTGCAGCAGGCGAGCCCGCCGTCCTGGCCGGGCCTCGCAGGTGTCATCGCCGAGGTCGCGGGCCAGGCGGCCGCGCTCGTGTCGCGCGTCGGCTACGACGTCCTCGGCCGGCACGACCTCCGCGCCGCGATCGCCGACCAGTACACGCGTCGGGGCATCCCGACCGATGCCGGCGAGGTCCTGGTTACGACGGGTGCTCAATCCGCGATCCATCTGCTCGCCTCGGTGCTGCTGGGTCGGGGGGATCGCGTCCTGATCGAGACCCCCACCTATCCGCACGCCGCCGATGCCTTCCGTCGAGCCGGCGCTCGGCCGGTCGGGGTGCCCGTGACGACAGCGGACGGATGGGATCTCGACCGCGCCGAGCAGGCGTTCGCCCGCACCCTGCCGGTCGTCGCCTACCTCATGCCGGATTTCCAGAACCCCACGGGGCGCTCCATGACACCCGAGGATCGATCCGTCATCCTGGCGGCCGCCGAGCGCGCAGGGACCGTGCTCGTCCTCGACGAGACGACGGCAGACCTCGACATCGACCGCGGCTGGATCGCGCCGGCCTTCCTCCACGGAGAGCCCGGTTCGGTCGTGCGACTGGGATCGCTCGGCAAGACCGTGTGGGGTGGCCTGCGGGTCGGCTGGATCCGTGCGCAGTCCGACCTCATCCGCCGGCTGGTGGCGGCTCGGTCGACGCAGGACCTCGGTACACCCGAATTCGAGCAAGCGGTGGCGGCTGCTCTTCTGCCGCGGTTCGGGGAAGTCGTCGCCCAGCGTTCCCACCTCCTGCGCGCCGGGCGGGACACGCTCATCGACGCTCTTCGCACCGGGCTCCCCGAGTGGTCCGTGCCGACGCCCCCCCGGAGGTGTAGCGCTCTGGATCGGACTCGACGCGCCGCTGAGCTCGGCGCTCGTCATGGATGTGCGGAGCCGGGGACTGCTCCTGTCGGCCGGATCGCGCTTCGCGGTCGACGGCGGCCACGATCGCCATCTTCGCGTCCCGTTCACGGCGTCGCTCGATGA
- the ettA gene encoding energy-dependent translational throttle protein EttA has protein sequence MAEYIYSMVRARKAVGDKLILDDVTMAFLPGAKIGMVGPNGAGKSTILKIMAGLDQPSNGEAKLSPGFSVGILMQEPELDESKTVLENIQDGIAIKAKVDRFNEISGLMSDPDADFDALLAEMGQLQEEIDAADAWDLDSQLEQAMDALRTPPGDAEIAPLSGGEKRRVALTKLLLQKPDLLLLDEPTNHLDAESVLWLEQHLQKYPGAVIAITHDRYFLDNVAEWIAEVDRGRLIGYEGNYSTYLEKKAERLAIQGKKDAKLAKRLAEELDWVRSNQKGRQAKSKARLARYEEMAAEADRTRKLDFEEISIPPGPRLGSVVIDAKKLQKGFDGRSLIDGLSFTLPPNGIVGVIGPNGVGKTTLFKTIVGLEPLDGGVLKIGETVKISYVDQSRSNIDPNKTLWEVVSDGLDIITVGKTEIPSRAYVSKFGFKGPDQQKKAGVLSGGERNRLNLALTLKEGGNLLLLDEPTNDLDVETLQSLENALLEFPGCAVVITHDRWFLDRIATHILAYEGTDENPDQWYWFEGNFEAYEENKIQRLGPDAAKPHRSTYRKLTRD, from the coding sequence ATGGCTGAGTACATCTACTCCATGGTCCGCGCCCGCAAGGCAGTGGGCGACAAGCTCATTCTCGATGACGTCACGATGGCCTTCCTCCCCGGTGCCAAGATCGGCATGGTCGGTCCGAACGGCGCCGGAAAGTCGACGATTCTGAAGATCATGGCCGGGCTCGACCAGCCGTCGAACGGCGAGGCCAAGCTCTCGCCGGGGTTCAGCGTCGGCATCCTCATGCAGGAGCCGGAGCTCGACGAGTCCAAGACCGTCCTCGAGAACATCCAGGACGGGATCGCCATCAAGGCGAAGGTCGACCGGTTCAACGAGATCTCCGGGCTCATGTCCGACCCCGACGCCGACTTCGACGCGCTGCTCGCGGAGATGGGCCAGCTGCAGGAGGAGATCGACGCGGCTGACGCGTGGGACCTCGATTCTCAGCTCGAGCAGGCGATGGACGCTCTTCGCACTCCGCCCGGCGATGCCGAGATCGCACCCCTCTCCGGTGGTGAGAAGCGCCGCGTCGCACTCACGAAGCTGCTCCTGCAGAAGCCCGACCTCCTGCTCCTCGATGAGCCGACGAACCACCTCGACGCCGAGAGTGTGCTCTGGCTCGAGCAGCACCTTCAGAAGTACCCCGGCGCCGTGATCGCCATCACGCACGACCGGTACTTCCTCGACAACGTCGCGGAGTGGATCGCGGAGGTCGACCGCGGCCGGCTCATCGGGTACGAGGGCAACTACTCGACCTACCTCGAGAAGAAGGCCGAGCGGCTCGCCATCCAGGGCAAGAAGGACGCGAAGCTCGCCAAGCGCCTCGCGGAGGAGCTCGACTGGGTGCGCTCGAACCAGAAGGGCCGGCAGGCGAAGTCGAAGGCGCGCCTCGCCCGGTACGAGGAGATGGCCGCGGAGGCCGACCGCACGCGCAAGCTGGACTTCGAGGAGATCAGCATCCCGCCGGGGCCGCGTCTGGGCAGTGTTGTCATCGACGCGAAGAAGCTGCAGAAGGGCTTCGACGGTCGATCGCTCATCGACGGTCTGAGCTTCACGCTCCCGCCGAACGGAATCGTCGGCGTCATCGGCCCGAACGGTGTGGGCAAGACCACGCTGTTCAAGACGATCGTCGGTCTCGAGCCGCTCGACGGCGGGGTGCTCAAGATCGGCGAGACCGTCAAGATCAGCTACGTCGACCAGTCGCGCTCCAACATCGATCCGAACAAGACGCTGTGGGAGGTCGTCTCGGACGGCCTCGACATCATCACCGTCGGCAAGACCGAGATCCCCTCGCGCGCCTACGTATCCAAGTTCGGGTTCAAGGGGCCGGACCAGCAGAAGAAGGCCGGCGTCCTCTCGGGTGGTGAGCGCAACCGTCTCAACCTCGCGCTCACGCTCAAGGAGGGCGGCAACCTGCTCCTTCTGGACGAGCCGACGAACGACCTCGACGTCGAGACGCTCCAGTCCCTCGAGAACGCGCTTCTCGAGTTCCCCGGCTGCGCCGTCGTCATCACGCACGACCGGTGGTTCCTCGACCGGATCGCGACGCACATCCTCGCCTACGAGGGCACCGACGAGAACCCCGACCAGTGGTACTGGTTCGAGGGGAACTTCGAGGCCTACGAGGAGAACAAGATCCAGCGCCTCGGCCCCGACGCCGCCAAGCCCCACCGTTCGACCTATCGCAAGCTGACGCGCGATTGA
- a CDS encoding thioesterase family protein, with protein MTDQPIATVEATPEGRRLHIPIPLRWGDLDAFNHVNNTSMLKLLEEARVRAFWQPDPGETAPPTAVLDSGLHSGVLTLIARQEIEYLAPVPYQRFPLDVQMWFGKLGGSSIEVCYEVCSPREMADADGRQTVYARATTVVVKVDAASGRPLRLTPEERAAWTPYQGEPINYAHRR; from the coding sequence GTGACTGACCAGCCGATCGCGACCGTGGAGGCGACGCCGGAAGGGCGCCGCCTCCACATCCCGATCCCGCTCCGGTGGGGCGACCTCGACGCGTTCAACCACGTCAACAACACGTCGATGCTCAAGCTGCTCGAAGAGGCGCGCGTGCGCGCTTTCTGGCAGCCCGACCCGGGGGAGACCGCGCCGCCGACCGCGGTGCTCGATTCCGGTCTGCACAGCGGGGTACTCACCCTCATCGCGCGGCAGGAGATCGAGTACCTCGCCCCGGTGCCGTACCAGCGCTTCCCCCTCGACGTGCAGATGTGGTTCGGCAAGCTCGGCGGGTCCAGCATCGAGGTCTGCTACGAGGTGTGCAGCCCCCGCGAGATGGCCGATGCCGACGGACGTCAGACCGTATACGCGCGCGCCACGACGGTCGTCGTGAAGGTGGATGCCGCATCCGGCCGGCCGTTGCGGCTGACGCCCGAGGAGCGCGCCGCGTGGACGCCCTACCAGGGCGAGCCGATCAACTACGCGCACCGGCGCTGA
- a CDS encoding acyl-CoA thioesterase II has translation MTDAAEPQEKPRDADPVAALLSVLDLADSDARTTEDIFTGVSQPMPLGRVYGGQVLAQSIVAADRTIPEGRVVHSMHGYFLRPGDSSKGITFAVDRIHDGRSFSTRRTQAFQEGVPIFSMISSFQDEDPGIEHQQAVPEGIPLPDELPDVEDHLTGLHPMTKRLFLDRPVDVRHVPSPIYVTVEGDRVPRQAVWMRTRSPLPDDDAVHRAALAYLSDLTIQESILRAHGVAWATPGLKVASLDHAMWWHRPGRVDDWLLYVQESPSARGGRGLATGRIYSRDGVLIASVAQEITVRVPS, from the coding sequence GTGACCGACGCCGCGGAGCCGCAAGAGAAGCCGCGGGACGCCGATCCGGTCGCCGCGCTGCTTTCGGTGCTCGACCTGGCCGATTCCGACGCGCGCACGACCGAGGACATCTTCACCGGCGTCTCGCAGCCCATGCCCCTCGGCCGTGTCTACGGCGGGCAGGTCCTCGCGCAGTCGATCGTGGCCGCCGACCGGACGATTCCGGAGGGGCGTGTCGTCCACTCGATGCACGGGTATTTCCTCCGGCCCGGCGACTCCTCCAAGGGGATCACGTTCGCGGTGGATCGCATCCACGACGGCCGCTCCTTCTCCACGCGGCGGACGCAGGCGTTCCAGGAGGGCGTGCCGATCTTCTCGATGATCTCGTCGTTCCAGGATGAGGATCCCGGCATCGAGCACCAGCAGGCGGTTCCCGAAGGCATCCCTCTCCCGGATGAGCTGCCTGACGTCGAGGACCACCTCACGGGGCTGCATCCGATGACGAAGCGCCTGTTCCTGGACCGACCGGTCGACGTGCGCCACGTGCCCTCGCCGATCTACGTGACGGTCGAGGGTGATCGGGTGCCTCGGCAGGCGGTGTGGATGCGAACCCGCAGTCCGCTGCCGGATGACGATGCCGTCCACCGCGCCGCGCTGGCCTATCTCAGCGACCTGACCATCCAGGAGTCGATCCTGCGCGCCCACGGCGTGGCCTGGGCGACGCCGGGGCTCAAGGTCGCGAGCCTCGACCACGCGATGTGGTGGCACCGGCCTGGGCGCGTGGACGACTGGCTGCTGTATGTGCAGGAGTCACCGAGCGCTCGCGGGGGGCGCGGGCTCGCGACGGGGCGGATCTATTCGCGCGACGGCGTGCTGATCGCGAGCGTCGCGCAGGAGATCACGGTCCGCGTCCCGTCCTGA